The following are encoded in a window of Gossypium raimondii isolate GPD5lz chromosome 13, ASM2569854v1, whole genome shotgun sequence genomic DNA:
- the LOC105784353 gene encoding LOW QUALITY PROTEIN: germin-like protein subfamily 1 member 14 (The sequence of the model RefSeq protein was modified relative to this genomic sequence to represent the inferred CDS: inserted 2 bases in 2 codons; deleted 1 base in 1 codon), whose product PHPLRDFCVAIKDIKNGDAYAVFVNGKFCKDPKLAXSEDFFFSSLNSRENTSNPVGSNVTMINVDIIPGLNTLGLTLIRVDYAPYGVNPPHTHPRGSEILLVVEGTLYVGFVTADPDNRLFTKILNHGDAFVFPXGLIHFRFNIGKSCGCLSLFSADQNLGRITICDAVFGSNPPINPDVLAKAFQLNKNVVKYLQSRF is encoded by the exons CCCCATCCTCTCCGGGACTTTTGTGTAGCTATCAAGGACATCAAGAATGGCGATGCGTA TGCGGTGTTTGTAAATGGTAAATTTTGCAAAGACCCAAAGCTTG ATTCAGAAGATTTCTTCTTTTCGAGCCTAAACAGCCGAGAGAACACATCAAATCCAGTTGGATCAAATGTCACTATGATCAATGTAGATATAATACCAGGACTTAACACTCTCGGTTTAACTCTGATTCGAGTCGACTATGCACCTTATGGTGTCAACCCTCCTCACACTCACCCTCGGGGATCCGAGATCCTACTTGTTGTCGAAGGCACACTTTATGTCGGCTTCGTTACGGCGGACCCAGACAACCGTCTCTTCACTAAAATCCTAAACCACGGAGATGCTTTTGTTTTCC TTGGTTTGATTCATTTCCGATTCAACATAGGAAAAAGCTGCGGTTGCCTTTCTTTGTTCTCGGCAGACCAAAATCTTGGGCGTATCACCATA TGCGACGCAGTGTTTGGCTCAAACCCACCGATCAACCCAGATGTTTTGGCCAAGGCGTTCCAGTTGAACAAGAATGTGGTTAAGTATCTTCAGTCTCGGTTCTAA